A genome region from Cutaneotrichosporon cavernicola HIS019 DNA, chromosome: 5 includes the following:
- a CDS encoding uncharacterized protein (Actin), whose translation MSQGQPAPSSPTKTPKRQESATSRRISSPAQAAARRQSLYGHDDRIVIDPGSRVWKVGFSGEPSPRTCFFAHDSTDRTRATEIWDLDLSATAGAHGNVAEARRLVQVRIQRRLRDTFHKHLLTDGKQRKAIVVENTFLPTYVKELITAALFDNLKCPSVAFTPSSILALAASGRVTGLVVDVGWLETTVTPVFCSRPLYNLARSSPVAGRTLYMRLRALLRRFGRYQPPTRGGTPPPLSPPALSLLTDQLVERVLTEACFAEQSAPPARTPEPMDTDGYEPTLPVPDMENEELLDALAARYGGSSQANDWTVSIPSARGTGACGRLVVPGWLRQRVVDALFGDGPDEEDCVPELILHTLERLPVDLRPDMISSILVTGGISALPGFIPRVRNEILCRIPAEGIVLDFTDPLAEVASWRRRSKEPYTELHGLSMRLAIINDPAPLDGTASASGGTAPRWASPLVAWVGGSLAGVLKTSAPELVREDYDARVNESVDRGEEYRAALERERDELGAAIAAVGLDIDELQPGMARAALAGKRKRGWAVGGIVPDWTTARVRASVWTG comes from the exons ATGTCGCAAGGCCAGCCTGCACCGTCCTCACCCACCAAGACACCCAAGCGCCAGGAATCCGCTACTAGCCGGCGCATCAGCTCGCCTGCGCAAGCC gcggcgcggcggcagtCGTTATACGGCCACGATGACCGAATCGTCATCGA TCCCGGATCGCGTGTCTGGAAGGTAGGCTTCTCGGGGGAGCCCAGCCCCCGCACGTGCTTCTTCGCGCACGACTCCACCGACCGCACGCGTGCTACAGAGATCTgggacctcgacctctccgCGACGGCTGGCGCCCACGGGaacgtcgccgaggcccgACGCCTAGTACAAGTCCGTATCCAGAGGCGGCTGCGTGACACCTTCCACAA ACACCTCCTCACGGACGGCAAGCAGCGCAAGGCCATTGTCGTGGAAaacaccttcctcccgaCCTACGTCAAGGAACTCATTACGGCCGCCCTTTTCGACAACTTAAAGTGTCCGAGCGTCGCATTTACGCCCAGTTCaatcctcgccctcgccgccagcggGAGAGTCACGGGCCTCGTTGTTGACGTGGGCTGGCTCGAGACCACCGTCACTCCG gttTTCTGCTCGCGGCCACTGTATAACctggcgcgctcgagcccCGTAGCTGGGCGCACGCTGTACATGCGTCtccgcgcgctcctccgTCGGTTCGGCCGATACCAGCCGCCCACACGCGGAGGGACGCCGCCCCCATTGTCGCCCCCAGCCCTCAGCTTGTTGACGGATcaactcgtcgagcgcgtacTCACCGAGGCTTGTTTTGCTGAGCAATCCGCTCCACCAGCACGAACCCCAGAGCCAATGGACACGGACGGCTACGAACCCACGTTGCCTGTACCGGACATGGAGAACGAGGAGCTTCTCGACGCACTAGCAGCAAGATATGGTGGTTCTTCGCAGGCCAATGACTGGACCGTGTCAATCCCTTCGGCGCGCGGGACAGGCGCGTGTGGGCGCCTCGTCGTGCCGGGGTGGCTGCGCCAGCGTGTAGTCGATGCGCTCTTTGGTGACGGGCCGGACGAGGAAGACTGTGTGCCCGAACTGATCTTACACACGCTGGAAAGG CTCCCTGTCGACCTTCGGCCGGACATGATTTCTTccatcctcgtcactgGTGGCATCTCCGCCCTTCCCGGCTTTATTCCCCGGGTGCGCAACGAGATACTCTGCCGCATTCCTGCTGAAGGCATCGTCCTGGACTTTACCGAcccgctcgccgaggtcgcctCGTGGCGCCGGCGATCAAAGGAGCCGTACACCGAGCTCCACGGCCTCTCGATGCGGCTCGCGATCATTAACGACCCCGCACCGCTAGATGGTAccgcgagtgcgagtggaGGGACTGCTCCCCGATGGGCGTCGCCCCTCGTCGCATGGGTGGGGGGTTCGCTAGCTGG cgtGTTAAAGACGTCGGCACCCGAGCTCGTGCGGGAGGACTATGACGCGCGTGTCAACGAATCAGTTGACCGTGGGGAGGAGTACCGAGCCGCCTTGGAGCGGGAACgtgacgagctgggcgcCGCGATTGCAGCAGTGGGCTTAGACATTGACGAACTGCAGCCCGGCATGGCGAGGGCTGCGTTAGCCGGCAAGCGGAAGCGAGGGTGGGCTGTCGGCGGCATTGTGCCGGACtggacgacggcgcgtGTGCGTGCGAGTGTGTGGACGGGTTAG
- a CDS encoding uncharacterized protein (uracil phosphoribosyltransferase) yields MSTQVHVSDHPLIATQLTRLRLHDLPPAEFRHCVKAISSMLMYEAARDVPLADVPDLRSPIAAFTGKAIGTRIGLSPVLRAGIGMTDAALDVFPEATVLHLGLFRDKTSLQAIEYYSKLPRVPTADLVYVLDPLVATGGTAVAAIGMLTEWGLAPSQIKLVSVLGSKVGVEHVTTEFPEVEGYISPGLGDAGDRMFNT; encoded by the exons ATGTCCACCCAGGTCCACGTCTCGGATCACCCCCTCATCGCCACCCAGCTGACACGACTGCGGCTGCACGACCTGCCGCCCGCCGAGTTCCGGCACTGTGTCAAGGCCATCTC TTCAATGCTCATGTACGAAGCCGCTCGCGATGTgcccctcgccgacgtgccAGAT CTCCGCTCCCCCATTGCGGCATTCACGGGCAAGGCGATCGGCACACGTATCGGCCTCTCGCCCGTTCTCCGTGCCGGAATTGGCATGAcggacgcggcgctggaTGTCTTCCCAGAGGCGACTGTCCTGCATCTCGGCCTCTTCCGTGACAAGACGTCGCTTCAGGCGATTGA GTACTACTCTAAGCTTCCGCGCGTGCCCACGGCGGACCTTGTATACGTCCTCGATC ccctcGTGGCGACCGGCGGAACCGCTGTCGCTGCCATTGGGATGCTGACTGAATGGGGCCTTGCGCCTTCGCAGATCAAGCTTGTCAGCGTCCTCGGCTCCAAGGTTGGCGTCGAACACGTCACCACAGAGTTCCCtgaggtcgag GGCTACATCTCGCcaggcctcggcgacgctggcGACCGAATGTTCAACACCTAA
- the pzh1 gene encoding uncharacterized protein (Serine-threonine protein phosphatase N-terminal domain), whose translation MGNSPSKKMGRTRSKELTANDLADSLAATKLSGPGVDARNGKSANGPRAVQPDTPAVRTSSAPGVDGGATPTPTTPVSTRGAGHLGASPPPSGRGSPPPGHAHSNSGASLSPVDTLSQTVSRTSINAVGTSGLDVDNMISRLLEAGYSGKVTKSPPLKNAEIAAVCAAAREIFLSQPTLIELSPPVKIVGDVHGQYADLIRMFEMCGFPPQANYLFLGDYVDRGKQSLETILLLLCYKIKYPENFFLLRGNHECANVTRVYGFYDECKRRTNIKTWKTFIDVFNALPIASIVASKIFCVHGGLSPSLQSMDDIRRIQRPTDVPDYGLLNDLVWSDPSDTALDWEDNERGVSFCYGKSVINAFLATHDMDLICRAHMVVEDGYEFYNDRTLVTVFSAPNYCGEFDNFGAVMSVSEDLLCSFELLKPLDGAALKKEMTKSKRRSLQNHQSPPNNPTAQSY comes from the exons ATGGGGAACTCGCCGTCGAAGAAGATGGGCCGAACGCGGTCCAAAGAGCTCACGGCAaacgacctcgccgactcgCTCGCGGCTACAAAGCTGTCTGGACCCGGCGTTGATGCAAGGAACGGTAAGAG TGCGAACGGCCCCAGGGCAGTGCAACCAGACACACCCGCCGTCAGGACCTCGAGTGCACcgggcgtcgacggcggtgCTACCCCTACTCCCACTACACCCGTTTCCACCCGTGGCGCTGGGCACCTCGGCGCCTCGCCTCCCCCATCTGGCCGTGGATCCCCACCTCCAGGCCACGCGCACTCAAACTCTGGCGCTTCACTGTCGCCTGTTGACACGTTAAGCCAGACTGTTAGCCGCACCAGCATCAACGCGGTCGGAACGTCTGGGCTCGATGTCGACAACATGATCAGCCGTCTTCTCGAGGCAGGCTACAGCGGCAAGGTGACCAAGTCGCCTCCCCTCAAGAACGCCGAGATTGCAGCAGTCTGCGCTGCTGCGCGCGAGATCTTTCTCTCTCAGCCGACTCTCATCGAGCTGAGCCCCCCCGTCAAGATTGTTGGCGATGTCCACGGGCAGtacgccgacctcatccGCATGTTCGAGATGTGCGGTTTCCCCCCGCAAGCCAACTACTTATTCCTGGGCGACTACGTTGACCGTGGCAAGCAGTCACTCGAGACAAtcctgctgctgctgtgcTACAAGATCAAGTACCCCGAGAACTTCTTCCTGCTGCGTGGCAACCACGAGTGTGCCAACGTCACGCGCGTGTACGGCTTCTACGACGAGTGCAAGCGCCGCACCAACATCAAGACCTGGAAGACGTTTATCGACGTCTTCAACGCGCTCCCGATTGCTTCGATAGTCGCGAGCAAAATCTTCTGCGTGCACGGTGGCCTCAGCCCAAGCCTGCAGTCGATGGACGACATCCGTCGCATCCAGCGTCCCACCGACGTCCCGGACTACGGTCTGCTGAACGATCTCGTGTGGTCTGACCCGTCCGACACGGCGCTGGACTGGGAGGACAACGAGCGAGGCGTGTCGTTCTGTTATGGCAAGAGCGTCATCAATGcgttcctcgccacccacgACATGGACCTCATCTGTCGTGCCCACatggtcgtcgaggacggctATGAATTCTACAACGATCGGACACTGGTGACAGTGTTCTCTGCCCCAAA CTACTGCGGCGAGTTCGACAACTTCGGCGCCGTTATGTCCGTGTCCGAGGACCTCCTGTGTTCTTTCGAGCTTTTAAAGCccctcgacggcgcggcactcaagaaggagatgaCCAAATCGAAGCGCAGGAGCTTACAGAATCACCAGTCGCCACCAAACAACCCGACCGCACAGAGCTATTAG
- the cyp15 gene encoding uncharacterized protein (Cyclophilin type peptidyl-prolyl cis-trans isomerase/CLD), which yields MSEDERATLGKRARDEASESASPGPAPPGDDDSDDEIGPMPVPAAENGGGARKKRRAVLPHERLYLEHLPDADRYYKSFMHRDTLNYVAMTKTGYLITTSIDGHLKIWKKQDSGIEFVKHFRTSLSSVVGLAVSDDGKLCATISANGEGRVFDVVNFDMINILKLGFTPKAACWVHAPGAGQSLLAVSDEKSSAIRIYDGRGDGSNPLHVLEKVHRAPVHLMVFSSKYDVVISADEAGFVEYWQPSEPWSVPSIPGMWQYKSATDLFQFKKTRTIAASITLSPDQRHFSAIALPDRKVHIFNTLTGKLTRTYDESLEAASEMQQAGTAVFKLEDMDFGRRLAIERELDRDFSGPGGALRTANAVWDESGNMLLYATLLGIKVVNTVTNKVVRVTGKDENLRFLNLALFQGAPSKQVQTLAMAASANPLLKEKATRDPTLFCTALSKSRFYMFGRGDVEESADRDVYNERPTAEDHVVVADKPAKAAALPTAATIHTNMGDIHFKLFPHLAPKTVENFITHARNGYYNNVIFHRVIKKFMLQGGDPSGTGMGGESIWGGEFEDEISPLAKHDRAYTLSSANAGPNTNGSQFFITTVATPHLDGKHTVFGRATGGLEVVHAIENVATDKNDRPLDEVRMVSITVE from the exons ATGTCCGAAGACGAGCGCGCCACTCTCGGTAAGCGCGCGCGTGATGAGGCTTCAGAGTCTGCATCGCCAGGCCCAGCGCCTCCTGGAGATGACGATTCAGACGACGAGATTG GCCCGATGCCAGTACCAGCGGCGGAGAACGGGGGTGGGGCACGCAAGAAACGCCGTGCAGTTCTCCCTCACGAGCGTCTGTACCTCGAGCATCTCCCAGACGCGGACCGATACTACAAGTCGTTCATGCACCGCGACACGCTCAACTATGTGGCGATGACGAA gacTGGCTATCTCATCACGACGTCTATCGACGGCCACCTCAAGATCTGGAAGAAGCAGGACAGCGGCATCGAGTTCGTCAAGCACTTTCGCacgtcgctctcgtccgTTGTCGGACTCGCAGTGTCCGACGATGGAAAACTGTGCGCAACGATCAGCGCAAACGGCGAGGGACGTGTGTTCGACGTCGTCAACTTTGACATGATCAACATCCTCAAATTGGGCTTTACACCCAAGGCTGCGTGCTGGGTGCATGCTCCTGGGGCGGGGCAGTCGCTCCTCGCTGtgagcgacgagaagaGCTCGGCGATTAGGATATACGATGGGCGCGGAGACGGATCCAACCCACTCCATGTTCTGGAGAAGGTGCACCGCGCACCAGTGCATCTCATGGTG TTCTCGTCCAAGtacgacgtcgtcatctcAGCGGACGAGGCCGGTTTCGTCGAGTACTGGCAGCCGTCAGAGCCGTGGAGTGTACCCTCCATCCCTGGGATGTGGCAGTACAAGAGCGCGACGGACCTGTTCCAGTTCAAGAAGACCCGGACGATAGCCGCGTCCATAACACTCTCGCCGGACCAGAGGCACTTTAGTGCCATTGCCCTCCCAGACCGCAAGGTGCACATCTTCAACACGCTTACTGGCAAGCTAACGCGGACGTACGACGAGAGCCTCGAGGCAGCAAGCGAAATGCAGCAGGCTGGCACGGCCGTgttcaagctcgaggacatggactTTGGGCGGCGACTCGCGATagagcgcgagctcgaccgcgaTTTCTCCGGTCCGGGAGGGGCACTCAGGACGGCGAATGCGGTGTGGGACGAGAGCGGAAATATGCTTCTCTACGCTACGCTCCTGGGCATCAAAG tggTAAACACGGTCACGAACAAGGTCGTCCGCGTCACTGGCAAGGACGAGAATCTGCGTttcctcaacctcgctcTCTTCCAGGGCGCTCCAAGCAAGCAGGTGCAGACGCTAGCCATGGCCGCGTCAGCCAATCCGTTGTtgaaggagaaggcgacCCGGGACCCAACCCTCTTCTGCACGGCGCTCAGCAAGTCGCGCTTCTACATGTTTGGGCGTGGGGATGTGGAGGAGTCGGCCGACCGCGACGTGTACAACGAGCGCccgacggccgaggaccacgtcgtcgttgcTGACAAGCcggccaaggcggcggcTCTTCCGACTGCCGCGACAATCCACACCAACATGGGCGACATCCATTTCAAGCTCTTCCCTCACCTTGCGCCCAAGACGGTCGAGAACTTTATCACGCACGCCCGGAATGGGTACTATAACAATGTCATCTTCCACCGCGTCATCAAGAAGTTT ATGCTCCAGGGCGGAGACCCATCTGGAACAGGTATGGGCGGTGAGTCGATCTGGGGCGGCGagttcgaggacgagatctCGCCACTTGCCAAGCACGACCGCGCGTACACGTTGTCATCGGCGAACGCTGGCCCAAACACGAATGGATCGCAGTTCTTCATCACCACTGTCGCGACGCCGCACCTGGACGGAAAACATAC TGTCTTTGGTCGCGCAACAGGGGGTCTCGAAGTCGTCCACGCGATTGAGAACGTTGCTACGGACAAGAATGATCGGCCGCTGGATGAGGTGCGCATGGTGTCGATCACGGTGGAATAG
- a CDS encoding uncharacterized protein (Peptidylprolyl isomerase) yields the protein MGVEIQRLGGGDGKTFPKPGDKVTIHYVGTLTDGTKFDSSRDRNAPFQCVIGVGQVIKGWDEGVPQLSLGERAILTASPDYAYGARGYPPVIPASATLKFEVELLKIN from the exons ATGGGTGTTGAAATTCAG cgtctcggcggcggcgacggcaagaCCTTCCCCAAGCCCGGTGACAAGGTCACCATCCACT ACGTTGGCACCCTCACCGACGGCACTAAGTTTGACTCGTCGCGCGACCGCAACGCGCCGTTCCAGTGCGTCATTGGTGTCGGCCAGGTCATCAAG GGCTGGGACGAGGGTGTCCCCCAGCTCTCGCTCGGCGAGAGGGCCAtcctcaccgcctcgcccgaCTACGCTTACGGCGCCCGCGGCTACCCCCCCGTCATCCCC gcctCGGCCACCCTCAAgttcgaggtcgagctcctcaagatCAACTAG
- a CDS encoding uncharacterized protein (Mediates the uptake of pyruvate into mitochondria) has protein sequence MATFNRFTHWLKSPEGRQYFFSTHFWGPVANWGLPLAAIADVINKDEEVISGVMSPTLAAYSGIFMRFAWQVQPRNYLLFACHMTNSAAQSVQCVRWFNYWYMGGRERKRPELVAADAAAAAAEKVQDAAKNLQEAAVDHAAAVRDISLPAAQANLEKAREAVVDLVKKEGGK, from the exons ATGGC CACGTTCAACCGGTTCACGCACTGGCTCAAGTCGCCCGAGGGGCGCCAGTACTTCTTCA gcaCCCACTTCTGGGGACCC gtGGCTAACTGGGGTCTCCCGCTGGCCGCCATTGCCGACGTCATCAAcaaggatgaggaggtcATCTCGGGCGTCATGAGCCCCACCCTTGCTGCCTACTC ggGCATCTTCATGCGCTTCGCATGGCAGGTCCAGCCACGCAACTACCTCCTTTTCGCTTGTCACATGACCAACTCGGCAGCGCAATCGGTGCAGTGTGTCCGCTGGTTCAACTACTGGTACATGGGCGGTCGTGAGCGCAAGCGCCCCGAGCTTGTGGCAGCCGACGCGGCCGCAGCTGCGGCCGAGAAGGTCCAGGATGCGGCCAAGAACCTGCAGGAGGCAGCAGTcgaccacgccgccgccgttcgCGACATTTCCCTCCCTGCCGCTCAGGCCAACCTGGAGAAGGCAAGGGAGGCTgttgtcgacctcgtcaagaaggagggcggcaagtAA
- the IES6 gene encoding uncharacterized protein (YL1 nuclear protein C-terminal domain), producing MPPKRARKSNASTPAPAVDEPLPADRLNYADTPRPFKARNFVSKLPQRTASAATTGFKRNVKQILTLERERVGGGDGFLSAAQTAAKARGEPIEPAKKKKKENPVGKKKMPRRSGFSTPMTLDDESVMSGTATPFEDDEEVEVEAVEGGKEVITYHTPSAPPSLFPAKKYCDITGLHAAYTDPRTKLRYKGLEVWGIGPGVDQSYLALRGAQTSLK from the exons ATGCCACCAAAACGCGCGCGCAAGTCGAACGCGTCTACGCCGGCACcagccgtcgacgagcca CTCCCCGCCGACCGGCTCAACTACGCCGATACACCGCGCCCGTTCAAGGCGCGCAACTTTGTCTCCAAGTTGCCGCAGCGCACCGCatccgccgcgacgacggggTTTAAGCGTAACGTTAAGCAGATTCTtacgctcgagcgcgaacGTGTTGGCGGCGGAGACGGGTTCCTCAGTGCCGCGCAGACTGCTGCCAAGGCTAGGGGAGAGCCGATCGAACccgccaagaagaagaagaaggagaatCCCGtcggcaagaagaagatgcCTCGTCGTAGTGGGTTTAGCACGCCCATGAcccttgacgacgagagcgtCATGAGCgggacggcgacgccatttgaggacgacgaggaggtcgaggtcgaggctgttgagggggggaaggaggtcATCACTT ACCACACTCCTTCTGCGCCACCGTCCCTCTTCCCCGCAAAGAAGTACTGCGACATCACGGGCCTGCACGCGGCCTACACTGACCCCCGAACTAAGCTGCGTTACAAGGGGCTCGAGGTGTGGGGCATC ggcCCCGGCGTTGACCAGTCGTACCTGGCGCTGCGTGGCGCCCAGACGTCACTCAAGTAA
- a CDS encoding uncharacterized protein (glycine rich nucleic binding domain) — MSLFAGISFTSDKAKALAAESAAAAGAPTPPSSTPVPKQPPPSRAALQFAPRAKKPPPKPTYSAAPVIAAPPTISAPPPPPPEDGENENGNEPRAPAMTLASKRRPDAQRKKKKKKRRVYHAFDPDEPYDPARPNDLGEYQAYRARLRLERGDSSSESDTPRRDAPRLWAPPREYAANAVPAAANPYQNQRERTPPEDAHARPVAMGSGEDIYARRAAMSATGDDAYARRVAMSATGDDAYARRAAMSQSGPGLPTRPPAAQAGLPPPGLITGLPPRPPAPVRPPFPPPVRPDGAMPFPPPPMPPMPPTRPPEAALPTPPFPPPIARPAPAGPPPAPVDDAYAKELEAKRAAAMAIAAKFGMAPPAPKEPEEEDASGTFAERMMRKWGHKEGSGLGARGDGITEALSAEHVAGTTKLSKRAAAKARAAKANGRWVQAPNARGRIVDASSSAAREAEVEKHGEVSRIVVLLNTVETEDDVDETLADDIGTEAGKHGIVERVVLHITEPPAEGEGCLRVFVVFSGMAGAWRAVKALEGRFFGGRTIHARYFDEERFERGERDGPL; from the exons ATGTCGCTCTTCGCGGGCATCAGCTTTACGAGCGACAAGGCAAAGGCTCTGGCTGCCGAgtcggccgcggccgcgggaG CGCCAACACCACCTTCATCCACGCCAGTACCTAAGCAACCTCCCCCGAGCCGCGCAGCGCTACAGTTCGCGCCACGCGCCAAGAAACCCCCGCCGAAGCCAACCTACTCTGCAGCACCAGTCATCGCCGCACCGCCCACCATCTctgcccctcctccccctcctccagaaGATGGGGAAAACGAGAACGGGAACGAGCCCCGCGCGCCGGCCATGACGTTGGCGTCGAAACGCCGACCAGACGCACAgcgcaagaagaagaagaag AAACGCCGCGTCTACCACGCCTTCGACCCCGACGAGCCGTACGATCCGGCCAGGCCTAACGATCTCGGAGAGTACCAGGCCTACCGTGCGCGCTTGCGGTTGGAGCGCGGCGACTCGTCAAGTGAGAGTGAtacgccgcgccgcgaTGCACCGCGTCTCTGGGCCCCACCGAGGGAGTATGCCGCAAATGCCGTACCCGCTGCCGCGAACCCTTACCAGAACCAGAGGGAGAGGACGCCGCCGGAGGACGCTCATGCCCGCCCCGTGGCGATGGGATCAGGAGAGGACATTTATGCTCGCCGTGCAGCGATGAGCGCAACAGGTGACGACGCGTATGCCAGGCGTGTGGCTATGAGTGCCACTGGCGACGACGCATATGCTCGCCGGGCAGCCATGTCTCAATCCGGACCAGGTCTGCCAACACGGCCACCTGCAGCACAGGCTGGCCTTCCCCCTCCAGGACTGATAACTGGcctcccgccccgcccaccTGCGCCAGTACGGCCACCTTTCCCGCCACCAGTGCGGCCAGACGGCGCGATGCCGTTCCCTCCACCCCCAATGCCGCCGATGCCACCAACGCGACCACCAGAAGCGGCTCTACCCACGCCACCTTTTCCGCCGCCAATCGCTCGGCCAGCGCCGGCTGGACCACCACCAGCACCGGTGGACGACGCGTACGCAAAGGAGCTGGAGGCGAAGCGTGCGGCAGCCATGGCCATCGCGGCAAAGTTTGGAATGGCGCCGCCAGCCCCCAAGGAAccggaggaggagga cgcctCGGGCACCTTTGCCGAGAGGATGATGCGCAAGTGGGGCCACAAGGAGGGATCAGGTCTCGGTGCTCGCGGCGATGGCATCACCGAAGCCCTCTCGGCGGAGCACGTCGCCGGGACTACGAAACTGAGCAAGCGCGCGGCAGCTAAAGCACGTGCGGCAAAAGCAAATGGGCGCTGGGTACAAGCCCCGAACGCACGTGGTCGTATtgtcgacgcgtcgtcTTCCGCCGCCAGGGAGGCAGAGGTGGAGAAACACGGCGAAGTTAGTCgcatcgtcgtcctcctcaacactGTTGAGACGGAggatgacgtcgacgagacgcTCGCGGACGATATCGGCACTGAGGCGGGCAAGCATGGGATCGTGGAGCGCGTCGTACTGCATATTACGGAGCCGCCTGCTGAGGGTGAGGGATGCCTGCGCGTCTTTGTCGTGTTCTCGGGGATGGCAGGCGCGTGGCGCGCCGTCAAGGCCCTCGAAGGGCGGTTCTTTGGCGGGAGGACCATC CACGCGCGATactttgacga